A genomic region of Tsukamurella pulmonis contains the following coding sequences:
- the guaB gene encoding IMP dehydrogenase, with translation MTRSASSAPASGNVFIGGDDPSKVAMLGLTFDDVLLVPAASDVIPSGVDISTKLTREISLKVPLISSAMDTVTEARMAIAMARNGGMGVLHRNLSIEAQAQQVETVKRSEAGMVTDPVTCSPSNTLREVDEMCARFRISGLPVTDDKGTLVGIITNRDMRFEVDMDRPVAEVMTKAPLITAQEGVTAEAALGLLRRHKIEKLPIVDGSGTLTGLITVKDFVKTEQHPNATKDSDGRLLVGAAVGAGDEAWGRAMALRDAGVDVLVVDSAHGHSSGVLNMIEKLKLELGDDVQLIGGNVATRDGAAALVAAGVDGVKVGVGPGSICTTRVVAGVGAPQITAILEATAACAPAGVPVIADGGLQFSGDVAKALAAGASTAMLGSLLAGTAESPGELILVGGKQFKSYRGMGSLGAMQGRGQAKSYSKDRYFQDDVLSEDKLVPEGIEGRVPFRGPLSSVIHQLTGGLRAAMGYTGSQTIEDLNRAQFVQITAAGLKESHPHDITMTVEAPNYTTR, from the coding sequence ATGACGCGCTCCGCCTCTTCCGCGCCCGCATCCGGCAACGTTTTCATCGGGGGCGACGATCCCTCGAAGGTCGCCATGCTCGGTCTCACCTTCGACGACGTCCTGCTCGTTCCCGCCGCCTCCGACGTGATCCCGTCCGGTGTGGACATCTCCACCAAGCTCACCCGCGAGATCTCGCTCAAGGTGCCGCTCATCAGCTCGGCGATGGACACGGTCACCGAGGCCCGGATGGCCATCGCGATGGCCCGCAACGGCGGCATGGGCGTGCTGCACCGCAACCTGTCGATCGAGGCGCAGGCGCAGCAGGTCGAGACCGTCAAGCGCTCCGAGGCGGGCATGGTCACCGACCCGGTCACCTGCAGCCCGTCGAACACGCTCCGCGAGGTCGACGAGATGTGCGCCCGGTTCCGCATCTCCGGCCTGCCGGTCACGGACGACAAGGGCACGCTGGTCGGCATCATCACCAACCGCGACATGCGCTTCGAGGTGGACATGGACCGCCCCGTCGCCGAGGTGATGACCAAGGCGCCGCTGATCACCGCGCAGGAGGGCGTCACCGCCGAGGCCGCGCTCGGGCTGCTGCGCCGGCACAAGATCGAGAAGCTCCCCATCGTCGACGGCAGCGGCACGCTCACCGGCCTGATCACGGTCAAGGACTTCGTGAAGACCGAGCAGCACCCGAACGCCACCAAGGACTCCGACGGGCGGCTGCTGGTCGGCGCGGCCGTGGGCGCGGGCGACGAGGCGTGGGGGCGCGCGATGGCGCTGCGCGACGCGGGCGTCGACGTGCTGGTGGTCGATTCGGCGCACGGCCACTCGAGCGGCGTGCTCAACATGATCGAGAAGCTCAAGCTCGAGCTCGGTGACGACGTGCAGCTCATCGGCGGCAACGTCGCCACCCGCGACGGCGCCGCGGCGCTGGTCGCCGCCGGTGTCGACGGTGTCAAGGTGGGCGTGGGCCCCGGCTCCATCTGCACCACCCGCGTGGTCGCCGGCGTCGGCGCCCCGCAGATCACCGCGATCCTCGAGGCCACGGCGGCCTGCGCGCCGGCCGGCGTGCCCGTCATCGCCGACGGCGGCCTGCAGTTCTCGGGCGACGTGGCGAAGGCCCTCGCGGCCGGTGCCTCCACCGCCATGCTCGGCTCGCTGCTCGCCGGCACCGCCGAGTCCCCGGGCGAGCTGATCCTCGTCGGGGGCAAGCAGTTCAAGAGCTACCGCGGCATGGGCAGCCTCGGGGCCATGCAGGGCCGCGGCCAGGCCAAGTCCTACTCCAAGGACCGCTACTTCCAGGACGACGTCCTCTCCGAGGACAAGCTGGTGCCCGAGGGCATCGAGGGTCGCGTGCCGTTCCGCGGTCCGCTGAGCTCGGTGATCCATCAGCTCACCGGCGGCCTGCGTGCGGCCATGGGCTACACCGGCAGCCAGACCATCGAGGACCTCAACCGTGCCCAGTTCGTGCAGATCACCGCAGCGGGTCTGAAAGAATCGCACCCGCACGACATCACGATGACGGTCGAGGCGCCGAACTACACCACGCGCTAG
- a CDS encoding DNA alkylation repair protein has protein sequence MTRVDEVVAELAALEDPKARAVNERHGDPHGVNLTKLRAVAKSIGTDPDLARALWDCGDVPAQLVALLISRPKSYTEHVLDRMLRTTRSDKAHDWLLNYLVKKSPHAAALRERWLGDADPRVRAAGWTLTTHAVTTADLDRDALLDEIARDMRDAEPKLQWAMNETLATIGIEDEARRARAVAIGEELQVLADYPVSKGCTSPFAPIWIAEIVRRREA, from the coding sequence ATGACGCGAGTCGATGAGGTCGTGGCCGAGCTGGCGGCGCTGGAGGATCCGAAGGCGCGGGCGGTCAACGAGCGGCACGGCGATCCGCACGGGGTGAACCTGACGAAGTTGCGCGCGGTCGCGAAGTCGATCGGCACCGACCCGGACCTCGCCCGCGCGCTGTGGGACTGCGGCGACGTGCCGGCGCAGCTGGTGGCGCTGCTCATCAGTAGGCCGAAGTCCTACACCGAGCACGTGCTGGACCGCATGCTGCGCACCACCCGCAGCGACAAGGCGCACGACTGGCTGCTCAACTACCTGGTGAAGAAGTCGCCGCACGCCGCCGCGCTGCGGGAGCGCTGGCTCGGCGACGCCGACCCGCGGGTCCGGGCCGCCGGGTGGACGCTCACCACGCACGCGGTGACGACGGCCGACCTCGACCGCGACGCGCTGCTCGACGAGATCGCGCGCGACATGCGCGACGCCGAGCCGAAGCTGCAGTGGGCCATGAACGAGACCCTCGCGACCATCGGCATCGAGGACGAGGCCCGCCGCGCCCGCGCCGTCGCGATCGGCGAGGAGTTGCAGGTGCTCGCCGACTACCCGGTCTCGAAGGGGTGCACCTCGCCCTTCGCGCCGATCTGGATCGCGGAGATCGTCCGCCGCCGCGAGGCCTGA
- the groES gene encoding co-chaperone GroES — protein sequence MASVNIKPLDDKILVKATEAETTTASGLVIPDTAKEKPQTGTVVAVGEGRVTEQGNRVPTGINEGDTVLFSKYGGTEFNYDGEEYLVLSARDVLAVIGK from the coding sequence GTGGCAAGCGTGAACATCAAGCCGCTTGACGACAAGATCCTGGTCAAGGCCACCGAGGCCGAGACCACCACCGCGTCGGGCCTGGTCATCCCGGACACCGCCAAGGAGAAGCCGCAGACCGGCACCGTCGTCGCCGTGGGCGAGGGCCGCGTGACCGAGCAGGGCAACCGGGTTCCCACCGGCATCAACGAGGGCGACACCGTGCTGTTCAGCAAGTACGGCGGCACCGAGTTCAACTACGACGGCGAGGAGTACCTCGTGCTCTCCGCGCGCGACGTCCTGGCCGTCATCGGCAAGTAA
- a CDS encoding WhiB family transcriptional regulator produces the protein MPQPNELPGPNSDFWDWQMHGVCRGVDSSVFFHPDGERGRARAQRERRAKELCRTCPVLAQCRSHAISVAEPYGIWGGLSESERAALAAKSRVKTSRIAG, from the coding sequence ATGCCTCAACCCAACGAGCTCCCCGGTCCCAACTCGGATTTCTGGGACTGGCAGATGCATGGCGTGTGCCGCGGCGTGGACAGCTCGGTGTTCTTCCATCCCGACGGGGAGCGCGGCCGCGCCCGCGCCCAGCGCGAGCGGCGCGCGAAGGAGCTGTGCCGCACGTGCCCCGTTCTCGCGCAGTGCCGCTCACACGCCATCAGCGTCGCCGAGCCGTACGGGATCTGGGGCGGGCTCTCCGAGTCCGAGCGCGCCGCGCTGGCCGCCAAGTCGCGCGTGAAGACCAGCCGGATCGCCGGCTGA
- a CDS encoding anti-sigma-D factor RsdA encodes MADDDRRGENGYTDPNDPERTAAHRLGPPMRPMRPGAPRDIGADDTGFVDRVTDDGAPVDVAAVRRDDDLIEALAAGGAVSTADQTEFALASLLADWRDEIVTTPVPSGPSVDELLAATDAGRRGRGFRSSRSSRQAPPAAPAADGGPSGEGDGAVTPIGDAPSRRGRRFGLVAGSAAAAVALLGGGTVLVNSASPGDGALWSVKEVVFSDAASQTIATSEAKAQLAKADQEIDGSNQAAAQTALVSARQQAAKVKNEKDRAALEERIRAAEARAGLPVGSTDLPTSTRPSPSVPSTTPSEPTITIPVPTTPTTRPTTPWPSPTTTVPTTTPSPTTTEPTTTEPTETTTSGSPSTTTTTTTTTRPRPTSTTTTAASTSVLTVVPEEWFPR; translated from the coding sequence ATGGCCGACGACGACCGACGGGGCGAGAACGGGTACACCGACCCGAACGACCCCGAACGCACGGCCGCTCACCGTCTGGGCCCGCCGATGCGCCCCATGCGCCCCGGCGCTCCTCGCGACATCGGCGCCGACGACACCGGCTTCGTGGATCGCGTCACCGACGACGGCGCGCCCGTCGACGTGGCCGCGGTGCGGCGCGACGACGACCTGATCGAGGCGCTCGCCGCCGGTGGTGCCGTCAGCACCGCCGATCAGACCGAGTTCGCCCTGGCCTCGCTGCTCGCGGACTGGCGCGACGAGATCGTCACGACGCCGGTTCCGTCCGGTCCGTCGGTCGACGAGCTGCTCGCCGCCACCGACGCGGGCCGCCGCGGCCGCGGTTTCCGGTCGTCCCGCTCGAGCCGCCAGGCCCCGCCTGCGGCTCCCGCGGCCGACGGCGGACCGTCGGGCGAGGGCGACGGCGCGGTCACCCCGATCGGCGATGCGCCCTCGCGGCGCGGCCGGCGCTTCGGCCTGGTGGCCGGGTCCGCCGCCGCGGCGGTGGCGCTCCTCGGCGGCGGCACCGTGCTGGTGAACTCCGCGAGCCCGGGCGACGGTGCGCTGTGGAGTGTCAAGGAGGTCGTCTTCTCGGACGCCGCATCGCAGACGATCGCCACCTCCGAGGCCAAGGCGCAGCTCGCCAAGGCCGACCAGGAGATCGACGGCAGCAACCAGGCCGCCGCGCAGACGGCGCTGGTCAGCGCCCGTCAGCAGGCGGCGAAGGTGAAGAACGAGAAGGACCGCGCCGCGCTCGAGGAGCGGATCCGCGCCGCGGAGGCGCGCGCCGGGCTGCCGGTCGGCTCGACCGACCTGCCCACGTCCACGCGTCCGTCGCCGTCGGTCCCGTCCACCACGCCGTCGGAGCCGACGATCACGATCCCGGTGCCCACGACGCCGACGACCCGGCCGACCACGCCGTGGCCCTCACCGACGACGACGGTGCCGACCACGACCCCGTCGCCGACGACGACGGAGCCGACCACGACGGAGCCGACGGAGACGACGACCAGCGGGTCGCCGTCGACCACGACGACCACGACGACCACGACGCGACCGCGGCCCACGTCCACCACGACGACCGCGGCGTCCACCTCGGTGCTGACCGTCGTGCCGGAGGAGTGGTTCCCGCGGTAG
- a CDS encoding GuaB3 family IMP dehydrogenase-related protein, whose translation MRDMVEIGMGRTARRTYELQDVNIVPSRRTRSSKEVSTAWQLDAYRFDTPILSHPTDAIGSPDFAIELGKLGGLGVLNAEGLFSRHRDAEAQLEQVVELAAGDITGIAAIRRLQELHAAPLDPELLAAAVGRVRDAGVTVAVRVSPQRARELTPVLIKAGIDLLVIHGTIISAEHVSAEDSAGEPLNLKTFIGDLDVPVVAGGVSDHRTALHLMRTGAAGVIVGYGSAEGATTTREVLGIGVPMATAIADAAAARRDYLDETGGRYVHVIADGDIYSAGDVARAIACGADATMLGAPLAVAAEAPGKGWYWPSVAAHPSVPRGADAPAQLGGLDAGEDSPAGAAPSLQTILTGPSTEPNGQLNLVGGLRRSMAKAGYSELKEFQKVGLNVAY comes from the coding sequence TTGCGCGACATGGTTGAGATCGGCATGGGTCGTACGGCCCGGCGCACCTACGAGCTGCAGGACGTCAACATCGTCCCGTCGCGGCGCACCCGCTCCTCGAAGGAGGTGTCCACCGCCTGGCAGCTCGACGCGTACCGCTTCGACACCCCGATCCTCTCGCACCCCACGGATGCGATCGGCTCGCCGGACTTCGCGATCGAGCTCGGCAAGCTGGGCGGCCTGGGCGTGCTCAACGCCGAGGGCCTGTTCTCCCGCCATCGCGACGCGGAGGCGCAGCTCGAGCAGGTCGTCGAGCTGGCCGCGGGCGACATCACCGGGATCGCCGCCATCCGTCGCCTGCAGGAGCTGCACGCCGCGCCGCTGGACCCCGAGCTGCTGGCCGCGGCCGTCGGCCGGGTGCGCGACGCCGGCGTGACGGTGGCGGTGCGCGTCTCGCCGCAGCGCGCCCGCGAGCTGACGCCGGTGCTGATCAAGGCGGGCATCGACCTGCTGGTCATCCACGGCACGATCATCTCGGCGGAGCACGTCTCGGCCGAGGACTCGGCGGGGGAGCCGCTCAACCTCAAGACCTTCATCGGCGATCTCGACGTGCCGGTGGTCGCGGGCGGCGTGAGCGATCACCGCACCGCACTGCACCTGATGCGCACCGGCGCCGCGGGCGTCATCGTCGGGTACGGGTCGGCCGAGGGCGCCACCACCACCCGCGAGGTGCTCGGCATCGGCGTGCCGATGGCGACCGCGATCGCGGACGCGGCGGCGGCCCGTCGCGACTACCTCGACGAGACCGGCGGCCGGTACGTGCACGTCATCGCCGACGGCGACATCTACAGCGCCGGCGACGTCGCGCGTGCGATCGCGTGCGGCGCCGACGCCACGATGCTGGGCGCGCCGCTGGCCGTCGCGGCCGAGGCGCCGGGCAAGGGCTGGTACTGGCCGTCGGTGGCGGCGCACCCGTCGGTGCCGCGCGGCGCCGACGCGCCCGCGCAGCTGGGCGGTCTCGATGCGGGGGAGGACTCGCCCGCGGGTGCGGCCCCGTCGCTGCAGACCATCCTCACGGGCCCGTCGACGGAGCCGAACGGCCAGTTGAACCTGGTGGGCGGCCTGCGCCGGTCGATGGCCAAGGCCGGCTACAGCGAGCTCAAGGAGTTCCAGAAGGTGGGACTCAACGTCGCGTACTGA
- the groL gene encoding chaperonin GroEL (60 kDa chaperone family; promotes refolding of misfolded polypeptides especially under stressful conditions; forms two stacked rings of heptamers to form a barrel-shaped 14mer; ends can be capped by GroES; misfolded proteins enter the barrel where they are refolded when GroES binds): MAKQIAFDESARRSLEAGVDQLADAVKVTLGPRGRHVVLAKAFGGPVVTNDGVTIAKEIELDDPVENLGAQLVKSVATKTNDIAGDGTTTATVLAQAIVKEGLRNVAAGANPMEFGKGIGAAADKASEILIAQATPVDGEKAIAQVATVSSRDAELGEMIGSAMTKVGADGVVTIEESSGVETDVVVTEGVQFDKGYISPNFVTDLESRKVVFDDALVLLVREKISSLPDFLPLLEKIVETGKPVLIVAEDVEGEPLSTLVLNTLRKTIKAVAVKAPFFGDRRKAFLEDLAIVTGGTVINTDLGLSLATAGIDLLGSARRVEVTKDATTIVDGAGSKDAVVQRTQQIKAEIENSDSDWDREKLSERLAKLAGGVAVIRVGANTETELKERKYRVEDAVSAARAAVEEGIVSGGGTALVKVSAQLADLEDGAEGDVKLGVRAFRRALTAPLFWIATNAGEDGAVIVNEVTETGKGFNAATLAFGDLIADGVIDPVKVTRSAVVNAASVARMILTTEATVVDKPAEEPEDAHAGHSH; encoded by the coding sequence ATGGCTAAGCAAATCGCATTCGACGAGTCGGCGCGCCGCAGCCTGGAGGCCGGTGTCGACCAGCTCGCCGACGCCGTCAAGGTCACCCTCGGCCCCCGTGGCCGCCACGTGGTGCTCGCGAAGGCCTTCGGCGGCCCCGTCGTCACCAACGACGGCGTGACCATCGCCAAGGAGATCGAGCTGGACGATCCGGTCGAGAACCTGGGCGCCCAGCTGGTGAAGTCGGTGGCCACCAAGACCAACGACATCGCGGGCGACGGCACGACGACCGCCACGGTGCTCGCGCAGGCGATCGTCAAGGAGGGCCTGCGCAACGTCGCGGCCGGCGCCAACCCGATGGAGTTCGGCAAGGGCATCGGCGCGGCCGCCGACAAGGCCTCCGAGATCCTGATCGCCCAGGCCACCCCGGTGGACGGCGAGAAGGCGATCGCCCAGGTGGCGACCGTCAGCTCGCGCGACGCCGAGCTCGGCGAGATGATCGGTTCGGCGATGACCAAGGTCGGCGCCGACGGCGTCGTCACGATCGAGGAGAGCTCGGGCGTGGAGACCGACGTGGTCGTCACCGAGGGCGTGCAGTTCGACAAGGGCTACATCTCCCCGAACTTCGTCACGGACCTGGAGTCGCGCAAGGTCGTCTTCGACGACGCCCTGGTGCTGCTGGTCCGCGAGAAGATCAGCTCGCTGCCCGACTTCCTGCCGCTGCTCGAGAAGATCGTCGAGACCGGCAAGCCGGTGCTCATCGTGGCCGAGGACGTCGAGGGCGAGCCGCTGTCGACGCTGGTCCTCAACACGCTGCGCAAGACGATCAAGGCCGTCGCCGTGAAGGCGCCGTTCTTCGGTGATCGCCGCAAGGCCTTCCTCGAGGACCTCGCCATCGTCACGGGCGGCACCGTCATCAACACCGACCTGGGCCTCTCGCTGGCCACGGCCGGCATCGACCTGCTGGGCAGCGCCCGGCGCGTCGAGGTGACCAAGGACGCCACCACCATCGTCGACGGTGCCGGCTCCAAGGACGCGGTCGTGCAGCGCACCCAGCAGATCAAGGCCGAGATCGAGAACAGCGACTCCGACTGGGATCGCGAGAAGCTCTCCGAGCGCCTCGCGAAGCTGGCCGGCGGCGTGGCCGTGATCCGCGTGGGCGCCAACACCGAGACCGAGCTCAAGGAGCGCAAGTACCGCGTCGAGGACGCCGTCTCCGCCGCGCGTGCCGCGGTCGAGGAGGGCATCGTCTCCGGCGGCGGCACCGCCCTGGTCAAGGTCAGCGCGCAGCTGGCCGACCTCGAGGACGGCGCCGAGGGCGACGTCAAGCTGGGCGTGCGCGCGTTCCGTCGCGCGCTGACCGCCCCGCTGTTCTGGATCGCCACCAACGCGGGCGAGGACGGCGCGGTCATCGTCAACGAGGTCACCGAGACCGGCAAGGGCTTCAACGCCGCCACGCTGGCCTTCGGCGACCTGATCGCCGACGGCGTCATCGACCCGGTGAAGGTCACCCGCAGCGCCGTGGTGAACGCGGCGTCGGTCGCGCGGATGATCCTCACCACCGAGGCCACCGTCGTCGACAAGCCGGCTGAGGAGCCCGAGGACGCGCACGCGGGCCACTCCCACTAG
- a CDS encoding DUF5319 domain-containing protein — protein sequence MRNNLPPGLPPDPFADDPSDPTAALDSLDPGQPLDPAERLAVEEDLADLSVYEALLAHRGVRGLVICCDDCQEDHYHDWDMLRANLLQLLVDGTVRPHEPAYDPAPDAYVTWDYCRGYADAAMNLAGEE from the coding sequence GTGCGCAACAATCTTCCCCCCGGCCTCCCGCCGGACCCGTTCGCCGACGATCCGAGCGATCCCACGGCCGCGCTGGACTCGCTCGACCCCGGCCAGCCCCTCGACCCGGCCGAGCGGCTGGCGGTCGAGGAGGACCTGGCGGACCTGTCCGTCTACGAGGCGCTGCTCGCCCACCGCGGCGTCCGCGGCCTGGTGATCTGCTGCGACGACTGCCAGGAGGACCACTACCACGACTGGGACATGCTGCGCGCGAACCTGCTGCAGCTGCTGGTCGACGGCACCGTCCGCCCGCACGAGCCCGCCTACGATCCCGCGCCCGACGCCTACGTCACGTGGGACTACTGCCGCGGCTACGCCGACGCGGCGATGAACCTCGCCGGCGAGGAGTGA
- a CDS encoding sigma-70 family RNA polymerase sigma factor: MNLTGEELDLAVRDAARGDRTALADVLDTIRPLVVRYCRARVGGGERHSLSAEDLAQEVCMAVMTALPRYEDQGRPFMAFVYGIAAHKVADGFRSATRNKSDPVGEIPERASLDGGPEGHALATEASRDMARLLSTLPEKQREILILRVVVGLSAEETAEAVGGTAGAVRVAQHRALTKLKNQIAKEGEN, from the coding sequence ATGAATCTGACAGGTGAGGAGCTCGATCTGGCCGTGCGCGACGCTGCGCGCGGAGACCGGACCGCGCTCGCTGATGTTCTCGACACCATCCGACCCCTCGTCGTGCGGTACTGCCGCGCGCGGGTCGGCGGTGGCGAGCGTCACTCGCTGTCCGCAGAGGATCTCGCGCAGGAGGTGTGCATGGCTGTGATGACGGCTCTGCCCCGGTACGAAGACCAGGGGCGTCCGTTCATGGCGTTCGTGTACGGCATCGCCGCGCACAAGGTCGCGGACGGCTTCCGCAGCGCGACGCGTAACAAATCCGACCCCGTCGGCGAGATCCCAGAGAGAGCGTCGTTGGACGGCGGACCCGAAGGTCACGCGCTCGCCACGGAGGCGAGCCGGGACATGGCTCGCCTGCTCAGCACGCTCCCGGAGAAACAACGCGAGATCCTGATCCTCCGCGTGGTCGTCGGCCTCTCGGCCGAGGAGACCGCGGAGGCCGTCGGCGGCACCGCTGGTGCCGTCCGGGTCGCGCAGCACCGTGCACTGACCAAGCTGAAGAACCAGATCGCGAAAGAAGGTGAGAACTGA
- a CDS encoding FAD-dependent oxidoreductase: MAKAVKQKSGDHFDVLVIGSGFGGSVTALRLTEKGYRVGVLEAGQRFEDEDFAENTWNLKKFVWAPAMGLYGIQRIHLLSDAVVLAGAGVGGGSLNYANTLYKPPAPFFNDPQWKHITDWDDELSPFYDQARRMLGVVKNPHETPSDRVIKQIAEEMGVADTYTETPVGVYFNQPGRTDEDPFFGGAGPARTGCTECGQCMSGCRVGAKNTLMKNYIHLAEAGGARFIPMTTVTGVREGSKGVWEVQTRRTGAKVRKNRTVYTADNVVFAAGTWGTQTLLHSLKDTGALPKLSDRLGVLTRTNSESILGSARTVADPVEDLSKGVAITSSFYPTPDTHIEPVRYGPGRNAMGMLQSLLVDGGPGRTRLKGFVRDLAKKPSDLKLLLTQKDWGQRVLILLVMQSLDNSITTYTKRIPGSKKRRMVSKQGHGAPNPTWIPKGNEAARIGAEKLNGVAGGTWGDIFNVPMTAHFLGGAAISDSPETGVIDPYHRIHGYPSLFVVDGAAISANLGVNPSLSIAAQAERAASLWPNKGEQDRRPAQGAGYQRIDPTAPKSPAVPAGAPGQLLLPLPKVRSQAPQDADAQA; this comes from the coding sequence ATGGCCAAGGCAGTCAAGCAGAAGTCGGGCGATCACTTCGACGTGCTCGTGATCGGTTCCGGGTTCGGCGGCAGCGTGACGGCGCTGCGCCTGACGGAGAAGGGCTATCGCGTCGGCGTGCTCGAGGCGGGGCAGCGCTTCGAGGACGAGGACTTCGCCGAGAACACCTGGAACCTCAAGAAGTTCGTGTGGGCGCCCGCGATGGGCCTCTACGGCATCCAGCGCATCCACCTGCTCAGCGACGCCGTGGTCCTCGCCGGCGCCGGCGTGGGCGGCGGCTCGCTGAACTACGCGAACACGCTCTACAAGCCGCCCGCGCCGTTCTTCAACGATCCGCAGTGGAAGCACATCACCGACTGGGACGACGAGCTCAGCCCGTTCTACGACCAGGCCCGGCGCATGCTCGGCGTGGTGAAGAACCCGCACGAGACGCCCTCGGACCGGGTGATCAAGCAGATCGCCGAGGAGATGGGCGTCGCCGACACCTACACCGAGACCCCGGTGGGCGTGTACTTCAACCAGCCCGGCCGCACCGATGAGGACCCGTTCTTCGGCGGCGCCGGCCCCGCCCGCACGGGCTGCACCGAGTGCGGCCAGTGCATGTCGGGCTGCCGCGTGGGCGCGAAGAACACCCTGATGAAGAACTACATCCACCTCGCCGAGGCCGGCGGCGCCCGGTTCATCCCGATGACGACGGTGACCGGTGTGCGCGAGGGCAGCAAGGGCGTGTGGGAGGTGCAGACCCGCCGGACCGGGGCGAAGGTGCGCAAGAACCGCACCGTCTACACCGCCGACAACGTGGTCTTCGCCGCGGGCACCTGGGGCACCCAGACGCTGCTGCACTCGCTCAAGGACACCGGCGCACTGCCGAAGCTCTCCGACCGCCTGGGCGTGCTCACGCGTACCAACTCCGAGTCGATCCTCGGCTCGGCGCGCACCGTCGCGGATCCGGTGGAGGATCTGTCGAAGGGCGTCGCGATCACCAGCTCCTTCTACCCGACCCCCGACACCCACATCGAGCCCGTCCGCTACGGGCCCGGCCGCAACGCGATGGGCATGCTGCAGTCCCTCCTGGTCGACGGGGGCCCGGGCCGCACCCGGCTCAAGGGGTTCGTGCGCGACCTCGCCAAGAAGCCCTCGGACCTCAAGCTGCTGCTCACGCAGAAGGATTGGGGCCAGCGCGTACTGATCCTGCTGGTGATGCAGAGCCTGGACAACTCGATCACCACGTACACCAAGAGGATTCCGGGCAGCAAGAAGCGGCGCATGGTCTCCAAGCAGGGCCACGGCGCCCCGAACCCCACCTGGATCCCGAAGGGCAACGAGGCCGCGCGGATCGGCGCGGAGAAGCTCAACGGCGTGGCCGGCGGCACCTGGGGCGACATCTTCAACGTGCCGATGACGGCCCACTTCCTCGGCGGTGCCGCCATCTCCGATTCGCCGGAGACCGGCGTCATCGACCCGTACCACCGCATCCACGGCTACCCGTCGCTGTTCGTCGTCGACGGTGCCGCCATCTCGGCGAACCTCGGCGTCAACCCGTCGCTCTCGATCGCGGCACAGGCCGAGCGCGCGGCGTCGCTGTGGCCGAACAAGGGGGAGCAGGACCGTCGCCCGGCGCAGGGCGCCGGCTACCAGCGCATCGACCCGACCGCCCCGAAGTCGCCGGCCGTGCCGGCAGGCGCGCCCGGCCAGCTGCTGCTGCCCCTGCCGAAGGTCCGGTCGCAGGCGCCGCAGGACGCGGACGCCCAGGCGTGA